GCGAAGGTCACCTCCGCCTCGAGCACGAGCCGGTCGTCCAGAAGATATTCGCCGGCCAGGAGGGCCTCCAGGGCCCCCTCGATGTGATCCACGGTGATTTCGGCCAGAAAGCCCATCCCGCCCACGTTGACGCCCAGGATAGGGACGGGGGCGTAGTCGGTGAGGCGCGCCGCGGTGAGGATGGTCCCGTCGCCTCCCAACGAGATTACCAGGTCGGTGTCGGCCGTCGCTGTATCCACCCGGCCCGCCCCGGGAAACTGGCGCAGGAAACGGTCGGGGGGTGCGTCTTTAGCCGGGGCCGCCGGCTCGATCAGACGGATGCCTTCCGCGGCGCACATCTTGCGGATGACATCGGCGGCCCCACCCGCCTCCGGCTTGGTCGGATTGACCACGAGGCCGATTTTCTCGAGCGGCTTGCCGGAGCGTCCGGGGGGTGGTTGGCGGTATGGCTTTACGTCGTGCATGTGCGTTACCCGCTCCAGAATACAACGGCAAGATTATAGACACCGTCTCCGGGCCCTGTCAACGCCGCCCAAGCCCCCAACGCCTGCTTAAATAACAGCTTACGGCTAAACGGAATCCTGCCTCAGGCAGAAGAGTTTTAAAACGCCGCCCTCGAAACGAGGTGACGCCCCCGGCGAAACGAGCAAACCGAGTAATGCCCCGGCAAAAAGTTTAATTAAACCGGGACTCTGGAGAGTATAATAGACTCCCGAAAAAGCAGTAACATCCCGGCTAAATATAAATTTATAAGGAGTCGTTCGCATGGACGTCATCGAGGGAATCATCGAACGGGCCAAGAAAAAGGGCGCCCACCTGGTCCTGCCCGAGGGGAACGACGAGCGGATGACGGCGGCGTATGCCCTGGTTCTCGCGCGGGGCATCGCCAAAAGGGTCACCCTCGTGGGCGACGAGGGTGAGGTGCGTGAGGCCGCCAAACGGGCCGGGGTCGAGGTTCAGCCGAGGGACATCGTGGATCCCGAGAAGGCCGAGAAACTCGGCGTTTACACCACGGGCATTTACGAGCGACGGAAGCACAAGGGCTTGACCCTCGACGAGGCGGTAAAGCTGGCCAAAGACAGGACCGTCTTCGGCATGGCCATGGTGGGTGCCGGTGACGCCGACGCCTGCGTTTCCGGCTGCGCCACCGCCAGCGGCCACGTCATCCGGGCGGCGCTCTGGACCATCGGCATGGCCCCGGGCATCCGCGCCATCTCTTCCAGCTTTCTCATGGTCCACCCGGACGGCCGCTGGGGCGTGGACGGGGTGCTGGTTTTCTCGGGCTGCGCCGTGATTCCGAACCCCGACGCCCTAGTGCTCGCCGACATCGCCGTGGCCGCGGCGCGGACCGCGCGCTCGCTTCTTGGCATCGAGCCGATTGTGGCCATGCTAAGCTACTCCACCAAGGGCTCGGGGTCCGGTCCCGACGTGGACCTGGTGCTCGAGGCCACCGCTATCGTGAAAAAGAGGGAGCCCGGGCTCGTGGTGGACGGGGAGCTCCAGCTCGACGCCGCCCTCGTACCCGACGTCGCGCAGAAGAAGGCGCCCGACTCCCCCGTGGCGGGACGGGCCAACGTGCTGGTCTTCCCCGACCTGAATTCGGGGAACATCGGCTACAAGCTCACCCAACGTCTGGCGGGCGCGGCCGCCATCGGACCTATCCTGCAGGGCGCGGCCAAGCCCATCTCCGATCTCTCCCGGGGCGCCTCCGTTGAGGACATCGTCAAGACGGCGGCCATCACAATCTCCCAGATGTCTTAGATCCGACCGACTTAAAAAGAAAGCGGACCACGGCGGTCCGCTTTTTCGCGTGGGGCGAAGGTCAGTTCAGGGGCAGGTTCATCCGGTCCCAACACACCCCCGCCCCCTCGGGAGAGAGTGAGTAGGAGAAGTAGATCAGGTCGGCCCGGCCGATTATCTCCTCTCCGGCTAAGAGCCCCCAGGAGCGGCTGTCCTTGGAGGCGGGGCGGTTGTCGCCCAGAACCAGATACTTCCCCGGCGGGATGAGCACCGGCTCGGTGAAGGGATTTTCGCCCGGGCCGGTCCCGCCGGTCATCCGGGTCAGGGAATCCGCAGAGAGGTATGTCTCCTCGACGGGCGTCCCGTTGAGGATGAGCCGGCCGCCCTCGATCTGCACCGTGTCACCCGGAATCGCCACCACCCGCTTGACGTACTCGTCCCCCGGCTCGAGGGGTGCGTTGAAGATCACGATGTCGCCGCGTTGTGGCGAGCCGTTCGGCCCGTCGAAGACGTAGCGGAGCTTGTCCACCAGGAGCCAGTCGCCCGGTTTCAGGGTGGGCTCCATGGAATCGGACAGAACGAAGGAGCTTTCGACTACCAGATTGCGCAACACGGCCAGAAACGCGATCACCAGGATGAGATCGGTGATCAACCCGCTGGACGGGCTCTGTCTCTGCCGGAAGCGGCGGTAGCGACGGCGAGCCGTCTCGATCAACCGCATTGGCATGGTTCTTCTACTCAGCGAAGAGCTTTTTCTCGATCAGGGCGGCGCCGGTCGGGGTGAGCCTCACCGTGCCGTTGCCCGGCATGTCCACGTACTTGTACTTCCTCTTCGCCTCGGACAGGCAGACCTGTATGTTGGCCGGAGCTTTCAGGCCGAGGTGGCGGAAGCACTCCGTGATTTCGTCGTGCAACACCGTCTTGCGTCCCAGAATCTTCTGGAGGTAGTAGAGGTAAAGGGTGCAGCGCTCGTAGTTGGAGTGTACCTTGGCCCCCTTGACGTAGTCCTTGAGTGACTTGACGCCCTCGCCGCCTTTGAGTTCGAGGGGGATGACGTTGATTTTTTTCGGTTTCGAGCGCGGCCTGCCGCGGCGCTTTTTGGGTTTGGCCGCCCGGGTCTTCGGCTTGGACGTTCGTGTTTTCGGCTGGGCGGCCAGCATGTCCAAGAAGCGCGCGAACTGCTCGTCAATGAACTCGCGCGTCCCCGTCGCTTTCCACGAACGGGCGGAGAGGTCTATCTCCACCGAGTAGGTCTCTGTCTCTTTGGACGGCTTGTTCTCGGGCATTGTCCACCTCGTGTCTGGTCCTTTTCAGGATACGTAACTCTTTTTAAGCTCCACCTATAAATTCACGAGTGAACGAGAAATCTCAAGAGCAGCCTAAGGGAACTCCAGGTAAATATAGGTCCGGTGGGGATCCGACCCGCAGTTCGATCAATGGCGGGACGCTCTCGAAGTAAACCGCGGCGAAGTGTTCCGCATCTCGCCCAAAAGAGGCGCTACCGCCTTGGTGGGCCGGAATTACAGGAGCCTATCCCGGTCCTCTTCGTCGAGAAAGACGAAGGCTCCGGCGAGATCGGCGGGATGGCTTTCGAGGACCGGCTCCCCTGGACCATGGGTATCGGTCCCGTCGAGCAGCCCTTGAAGCCTTTCCGCAATTACTTTCTCGTGTGATTCGGGGGGCATAGTATAGTAAAAGGTATCAATGAGTTGGTGGAACCTAAAAAAGCGACTGGGGGGTGATTGTACCGATAAATTTATTTCTGGTCAAGAAATATTTTTATTAA
This DNA window, taken from bacterium, encodes the following:
- the lepB gene encoding signal peptidase I, coding for MPMRLIETARRRYRRFRQRQSPSSGLITDLILVIAFLAVLRNLVVESSFVLSDSMEPTLKPGDWLLVDKLRYVFDGPNGSPQRGDIVIFNAPLEPGDEYVKRVVAIPGDTVQIEGGRLILNGTPVEETYLSADSLTRMTGGTGPGENPFTEPVLIPPGKYLVLGDNRPASKDSRSWGLLAGEEIIGRADLIYFSYSLSPEGAGVCWDRMNLPLN
- the pta gene encoding phosphate acetyltransferase, producing the protein MDVIEGIIERAKKKGAHLVLPEGNDERMTAAYALVLARGIAKRVTLVGDEGEVREAAKRAGVEVQPRDIVDPEKAEKLGVYTTGIYERRKHKGLTLDEAVKLAKDRTVFGMAMVGAGDADACVSGCATASGHVIRAALWTIGMAPGIRAISSSFLMVHPDGRWGVDGVLVFSGCAVIPNPDALVLADIAVAAARTARSLLGIEPIVAMLSYSTKGSGSGPDVDLVLEATAIVKKREPGLVVDGELQLDAALVPDVAQKKAPDSPVAGRANVLVFPDLNSGNIGYKLTQRLAGAAAIGPILQGAAKPISDLSRGASVEDIVKTAAITISQMS